A single window of Cololabis saira isolate AMF1-May2022 chromosome 24, fColSai1.1, whole genome shotgun sequence DNA harbors:
- the LOC133424973 gene encoding collagen alpha-1(VIII) chain-like, translated as MVAASLHFAYQLISVFHLCWLHLAHGGAYYGQKQPPQQPQALPQYGDGFPQQQFLGNEMPPSSYGNEGPLLTQYGKEFPQLPLQMGKQRPLGNGKGKGQTFPRGSKGPQPVPGGDVIREGPQGIQGPPGARGPPGPSGNPGQPGQGLPGPPGKPGPPGPLGYKGIGKPGMPGMPGKPGGSGIPGQKGDLGPNGGEGPTGHPGPPGLPGPSGLPGIAKHGGLGLPGVTGPPGEPGPKGPPGLPGLSGPKGDKGVGLPGFPGLKGPGGPQGPPGQVGLPGIGKPGLNGLPGQPGIPGKPGGPGESGVVGSPGERGLPGVPGMPGIGKPGKDGFNGQPGPTGGRGEPGLPGSSGPPGLPGYGKPGFPGQNGHKGHAGIPGPLGPKGDKGNVGLPGVIGPTGVSGMPGQPGPIGPPGSLGFTGQKGEDGDGGQRGNPGAKGQIGPSGLPGQPGRGGESGQPGPRGFQGPTGPKGEGGMRGLPGAPGASGLSGPRGEGGEPGDKGPQGPQGIPGLSGPGGPIGPPGLPGQKGETGPSGNPGYPGEGNPGPPGQVGSQGSPGPIGPPGLTGQQGPPGPPGPPGLPAASPDLVQILPHSGPYNGQGYKKPKNGGEISEASLEMPAFTAKLTTPYPPVGSPIIFDKLLHNGNQDYSPQNGVFTCRIPGIYYFAYHVHCKGSNVWVALMKNNEPVMYTYDEYKKGLLDQASGSAVLPLRKGDTVHVQLPSDQAAGLYAGQYVHSTFSGYLLYSM; from the exons ATGGTGGCTGCATCACTTCATTTTGCTTATCAACTCATCTCAGTCTTCCACCTATGTTGGTTACATCTGGCTCATGGTGGAGCATATTATGGACAGAAACAGCCACCTCAACAGCCCCAGGCCTTACCACAGTACGGTGATGGGTTTCCTCAGCAACAGTTTCTGGGTAATGAGATGCCACCCTCATCTTATGGAAACGAAGGGCCATTGCTGACTCAGTATGGAAAAGAGTTTCCTCAACTACCTTTGCAAATGGGAAAACAGAGACCATTGGGAAATGGTAAAGGTAAAG GGCAAACTTTCCCAAGAGGATCTAAAGGTCCACAACCAGTTCCTGGTGGGGATGTTATCCGAGAGGGACCACAAGGAATTCAGGGTCCACCAGGAGCAAGAGGCCCCCCAGGACCATCAGGCAACCCAGGCCAACCAGGACAGGGGTTGCCAGGTCCGCCGGGAAAGCCAGGACCCCCTGGTCCTCTGGGCTACAAAGGAATTGGAAAACCTGGTATGCCAGGGATGCCAGGAAAACCTGGAGGATCTGGAATACCAGGACAAAAAGGTGACCTTGGTCCAAATGGTGGTGAAGGGCCAACTGGACACCCCGGGCCTCCGGGACTCCCAGGTCCTTCAGGTCTACCTGGAATCGCAAAGCATGGAGGTTTGGGGCTGCCAGGCGTGACAGGCCCACCAGGAGAGCCTGGCCCAAAAGGTCCACCAGGGTTACCTGGTTTGTCAGGCCCAAAGGGAGACAAAGGAGTTGGCCTACCTGGTTTTCCAGGTTTGAAAGGACCTGGTGGACCACAAGGTCCCCCTGGACAAGTGGGCCTCCCTGGCATTGGTAAACCTGGCCTTAATGGTCTCCCTGGGCAGCCAGGGATACCAGGAAAACCTGGTGGTCCTGGAGAATCAGGGGTGGTAGGGTCACCTGGTGAAAGAGGCCTTCCAGGTGTACCAGGCATGCCAGGAATTGGAAAACCAGGAAAAGATGGTTTCAATGGTCAACCAGGGCCcacaggtgggagaggggagccaGGTCTTCCTGGTTCATCAGGGCCTCCTGGGTTGCCAGGTTATGGTAAACCAGGGTTTCCTGGCCAAAATGGTCATAAAGGACATGCTGGTATTCCAGGACCACTTGGCCCAAAAGGAGATAAAGGTAATGTAGGTCTTCCAGGGGTCATTGGTCCCACCGGCGTTAGTGGAATGCCTGGTCAGCCAGGTCCGATAGGGCCTCCTGGTAGTCTTGGATTCACGGGACAAAAGGGAGAGGATGGTGATGGAGGCCAAAGAGGAAATCCAGGAGCAAAGGGTCAAATTGGGCCTTCGGGTCTTCCAGGACAGCCTGGCAGAGGAGGGGAGTCAGGACAACCTGGACCAAGAGGTTTTCAAGGACCTACTGGTCCTAAGGGAGAAGGCGGTATGAGGGGTTTACCTGGTGCTCCAGGTGCTTCAGGATTATCAGGACCAAGAGGAGAGGGGGGAGAACCTGGAGACAAAGGCCCCCAAGGACCACAGGGTATTCCTGGACTTTCCGGACCAGGAGGACCGATTGGACCTCCTGGACTTCCAGGGCAAAAAGGTGAAACAGGCCCATCAGGAAACCCTGGTTATCCTGGTGAGGGAAACCCAGGACCCCCTGGTCAAGTTGGCTCTCAAGGTAGCCCAGGTCCAATTGGCCCTCCCGGACTTACAGGACAACAAGGACCCCCTGGcccccctggtcctccaggactACCTGCTGCATCTCCTGACCTAGTGCAGATCCTGCCACACAGTGGCCCATACAATGGCCAAGGTTACAAGAAGCCCAAGAATGGAGGGGAGATTAGTGAAGCTAGCCTGGAGATGCCTGCATTCACAGCAAAGCTTACAACTCCATACCCTCCTGTTGGGTCTCCCATCATCTTTGACAAACTCCTGCACAACGGCAATCAGGACTACAGTCCCCAAAATGGTGTTTTTACCTGTCGGATACCAGGCATCTACTACTTTGCTTACCACGTCCACTGCAAAGGGAGTAATGTTTGGGTAGCACTGATGAAAAACAATGAGCCAGTAATGTACACTTATGATGAATATAAAAAGGGTTTACTGGATCAGGCCTCGGGGAGCGCCGTACTCCCATTACGGAAGGGAGACACTGTGCATGTACAGCTACCATCGGACCAGGCAGCAGGACTTTATGCCGGTCAGTACGTCCACTCTACATTTTCTGGATACTTATTATACTCGATGTAA